A genomic segment from Saprospiraceae bacterium encodes:
- a CDS encoding TRAP transporter large permease, which produces MEILVLVLSFVILLGLGVPVAWSIGISTILTMLVNIPFMPAVTTVAQQMATGLDSFTLLAIPFFVLAGQVMNQGGIAKRLIAFAKTLVGALPGGLAHVNIVTAMLFGAIAGSAAAAASAIGSFMGKQMEDEGYSREFAAAVNITSSTTGMIIPPSNILIVYSLASGGVSIAALFLAGYLPGILTGLMLMIVAAIWAKRKGFPVGKRSKISEVIKTFINAFPSLLLLVVVIGGIVGGIFTATEASAVAVLYCLILAFLYREITIKDLPNILINSVSTTAIVMLLIGTSISMSWIMSYENIPQNITDALIGISDNKIVILLIINLILLFVGIFMDMTPAVLIFTPIFLPVVTKLGMDPTHFGIIMVLNLCIGLCTPPVGSVLFIGVGVAKTTIQKVIKPLLPLFLAMLVALMIVSYVPWLSLWLPRMFGF; this is translated from the coding sequence ATGGAAATATTAGTACTCGTCTTAAGTTTTGTTATCCTATTGGGGTTAGGCGTACCGGTGGCCTGGAGCATAGGAATATCTACGATTTTGACCATGCTGGTCAATATCCCATTCATGCCTGCTGTCACGACCGTAGCCCAACAAATGGCTACTGGCCTAGATAGTTTTACGTTATTAGCGATTCCTTTTTTTGTACTCGCAGGGCAAGTCATGAACCAGGGTGGAATAGCCAAACGCCTGATAGCCTTTGCCAAAACATTGGTTGGCGCACTGCCCGGTGGCCTGGCCCATGTCAATATTGTTACCGCCATGTTATTTGGGGCAATAGCTGGTTCTGCCGCTGCTGCTGCCTCTGCCATTGGCAGTTTTATGGGCAAACAAATGGAAGATGAGGGCTACAGCCGTGAATTTGCCGCTGCGGTAAATATTACGTCCTCTACAACGGGGATGATTATTCCCCCTAGTAATATCCTTATCGTTTATTCTTTGGCGAGTGGGGGGGTGTCCATTGCAGCCTTATTTCTTGCAGGTTACCTACCAGGTATATTAACCGGATTGATGCTTATGATTGTAGCTGCTATCTGGGCCAAGCGGAAAGGCTTCCCTGTTGGCAAGCGTAGCAAAATAAGCGAGGTGATCAAAACATTTATTAATGCCTTCCCCAGCTTATTATTGTTAGTCGTCGTTATTGGAGGTATTGTAGGTGGAATTTTCACTGCTACTGAAGCTTCTGCCGTGGCTGTACTCTATTGTCTAATACTGGCTTTTTTATATAGGGAAATTACGATAAAGGACCTTCCCAACATTTTGATCAATTCGGTGTCTACCACCGCCATCGTAATGTTATTGATCGGCACATCGATCAGTATGTCTTGGATTATGAGCTATGAGAACATCCCGCAAAACATTACAGACGCACTGATTGGCATTAGTGATAACAAAATTGTTATTTTATTGATTATCAATCTGATACTCCTTTTTGTTGGCATATTCATGGACATGACCCCCGCTGTTTTGATTTTTACCCCTATTTTTCTGCCAGTTGTGACCAAATTGGGCATGGATCCCACCCATTTTGGGATTATTATGGTATTAAACCTTTGTATTGGTTTGTGTACCCCGCCGGTAGGCTCTGTATTATTCATTGGGGTAGGTGTGGCCAAAACCACTATCCAAAAGGTGATAAAACCTTTATTGCCCCTGTTTTTAGCGATGTTAGTCGCCCTGATGATAGTCAGTTACGTTCCCTGGTTAAGCCTTTGGCTGCCTAGGATGTTTGGGTTTTAA
- a CDS encoding TRAP transporter small permease, with protein MRNAMDQILKTVLVILMAVMTIDVLWGVFTRYLMGAQSPWTEELARFLLIWIGILGGAYASGKNMHLAIDILPSALEGKRKRLVQNIIHSVIILFAFAVLIIGGSRLVFVTSKLGQVSTSLDLPLAVVYVIVPISGLFVIIYKIMDLISPSAD; from the coding sequence ATGAGGAATGCAATGGATCAAATCTTAAAGACTGTTTTAGTCATACTCATGGCAGTCATGACCATAGACGTCTTGTGGGGGGTATTTACCCGTTATTTGATGGGGGCTCAAAGCCCCTGGACAGAAGAATTAGCCCGATTTTTACTTATTTGGATCGGTATCTTAGGTGGGGCGTATGCTTCTGGTAAAAACATGCACCTTGCCATTGATATCTTGCCCTCGGCCCTGGAAGGCAAGCGAAAACGCCTTGTGCAAAATATCATTCATTCGGTCATCATCTTATTTGCTTTTGCCGTCTTGATTATTGGCGGAAGTAGATTGGTCTTTGTGACCAGTAAATTAGGGCAAGTTTCTACTTCACTGGATTTACCATTAGCCGTTGTCTATGTCATCGTACCTATCAGCGGATTGTTTGTCATCATTTACAAAATTATGGATTTAATTTCTCCTTCAGCTGATTAA
- a CDS encoding TRAP transporter substrate-binding protein gives MTNQLWTRICCLALLFFILGCGEIQEGRVLKLAHGLDTKHPVHGGMVYMAQELERISGGKMKIEIYANGQLGSERQCLELLQIGSLDMTKVSAAPLENFSPKTKVLSLPFIFRDDDHAWKVFNGDIGKELLIGAEEFWLRGLCFYDAGSRSFYTKDRPINTPDDLKGLKIRVQNSQTAMEMVQALGASPTPISFGELYTALQQGVVDGAENNAPSFYTSRHYEVCKFYSINEHAMVPDVLLIGTNTWKRLSDQEKEWLQAAADASVAEERKLWKIANQEALDKVVEAGVEIIHPDKTAFREKVSALFESYKDQPDIYSLIQRIQAIK, from the coding sequence ATGACAAATCAACTTTGGACAAGGATTTGCTGCCTTGCCCTTTTGTTTTTCATCCTTGGCTGTGGTGAAATACAAGAAGGAAGGGTACTAAAATTGGCACATGGGCTTGATACAAAGCACCCCGTACATGGCGGCATGGTGTATATGGCCCAAGAGCTAGAACGAATATCTGGCGGCAAGATGAAGATCGAAATCTACGCCAATGGCCAGCTGGGCTCTGAACGCCAATGCCTGGAACTCCTCCAGATTGGCAGCCTCGACATGACCAAGGTTTCTGCCGCTCCTCTCGAAAATTTTTCACCCAAGACAAAAGTGCTGAGTTTGCCTTTTATCTTCCGCGATGATGACCATGCCTGGAAGGTATTTAATGGAGATATTGGCAAAGAATTGCTGATTGGTGCCGAAGAATTTTGGCTAAGAGGCCTCTGTTTCTATGACGCTGGAAGCCGAAGCTTTTACACCAAAGACCGCCCCATCAATACCCCTGATGACCTGAAGGGACTCAAAATCAGGGTGCAAAACAGCCAGACCGCCATGGAAATGGTCCAAGCCCTCGGCGCCTCCCCAACCCCCATTTCCTTTGGTGAGCTTTATACTGCCTTGCAGCAGGGTGTCGTAGATGGCGCCGAAAACAATGCCCCCAGCTTTTACACCTCTAGACATTATGAAGTCTGCAAATTTTACTCCATTAATGAGCATGCAATGGTGCCTGATGTCCTCTTAATTGGTACCAATACCTGGAAGCGACTAAGTGACCAGGAGAAAGAGTGGCTCCAGGCTGCAGCAGACGCCTCCGTCGCAGAAGAAAGAAAGTTGTGGAAAATTGCCAACCAAGAAGCCCTCGATAAAGTCGTAGAAGCTGGCGTTGAAATTATTCATCCTGATAAGACTGCCTTTAGAGAAAAGGTATCGGCCCTCTTTGAAAGTTACAAAGACCAACCTGACATATATAGCTTGATACAACGAATTCAGGCCATAAAATAA
- a CDS encoding sterol desaturase family protein, with product MLTTAIVSETKRYMQKYIDLFLRSFGDYWSYLVSEISNPSWHNYFYWLIGVSLFFWGLEIIIPWRKKQKIIRRDFWMDGFYMFFNFFLFSLIGYNAVSNVFVALFNDFLALFGITNVVALHVQSFPLWGQLLLMLIIRDFIHYNVHRILHRVPWLWEFHKVHHSVQEMGFAAHLRYHWMENVVYRFLEYLPLAMIGFGIQDFFIIHIFALAVGHFNHSNISIPLGPLKYIFNNPQMHIWHHAKALPENHHHGVNFGITFSFWDYLFKTNYIPDSGKDIQLGFEDDETFPEDFWEQQAYPWIKKKPL from the coding sequence ATGTTAACCACAGCAATTGTCAGCGAAACAAAACGCTATATGCAAAAGTATATCGACCTATTCCTGCGATCCTTTGGAGACTATTGGTCTTATCTGGTCAGCGAAATATCCAATCCTTCCTGGCATAATTATTTCTATTGGCTAATTGGCGTTTCCTTGTTTTTCTGGGGCTTAGAAATCATCATTCCCTGGCGCAAAAAACAAAAAATCATCCGCCGCGATTTTTGGATGGATGGTTTTTATATGTTTTTCAATTTTTTTCTCTTTTCATTAATTGGCTACAATGCTGTTTCCAATGTATTTGTTGCTTTATTCAACGATTTTCTTGCGCTTTTTGGCATCACCAATGTAGTCGCCTTGCATGTCCAGTCATTTCCCCTTTGGGGTCAGCTCCTCTTGATGCTGATCATCCGCGATTTTATTCATTATAATGTACATCGAATTTTGCACCGCGTGCCCTGGCTCTGGGAATTCCACAAAGTGCACCATTCTGTCCAGGAAATGGGCTTTGCTGCACACCTTCGTTACCACTGGATGGAAAATGTCGTTTATCGCTTTTTAGAATACTTACCCCTGGCAATGATCGGTTTTGGTATCCAAGATTTTTTCATCATCCACATTTTTGCACTGGCTGTAGGACACTTCAATCACTCCAATATAAGCATTCCGCTAGGGCCATTAAAATACATTTTCAACAACCCCCAAATGCATATTTGGCACCATGCCAAGGCTTTACCCGAAAACCACCATCATGGGGTCAACTTTGGTATTACCTTCAGCTTTTGGGACTATCTATTTAAGACCAACTATATACCTGATAGTGGAAAAGATATCCAGCTAGGTTTTGAAGATGATGAAACTTTTCCTGAAGATTTTTGGGAACAACAGGCTTATCCCTGGATTAAAAAGAAACCGCTCTGA
- a CDS encoding rhodanese-like domain-containing protein: MLNWLKNMLGGPTADIAALLKAKASIIDVRTPQEFAGGHAKGSVNIPLSDIGKNMAKIKKMPQPIVTCCRSGQRSGMAAMKLKEQGLEVYNGGSWQNVEKLRKQQ; this comes from the coding sequence ATGTTAAATTGGTTAAAGAATATGTTAGGTGGCCCTACGGCAGATATTGCTGCTTTATTAAAAGCAAAAGCTAGCATCATCGATGTTCGAACACCACAAGAATTTGCTGGTGGTCATGCGAAAGGTTCGGTTAATATACCGCTTTCAGATATAGGAAAAAACATGGCCAAGATTAAAAAAATGCCACAGCCCATTGTTACTTGTTGTCGCAGCGGTCAGCGAAGTGGCATGGCAGCAATGAAACTGAAAGAGCAAGGCCTGGAAGTCTATAATGGTGGCAGCTGGCAGAACGTAGAAAAATTAAGAAAACAGCAATAA
- a CDS encoding sugar kinase, with the protein MKKVVTFGEIMLRLTPPGLLRFSQASSLDVVYGGGESNVAVSLANYGLPVSFVTRLPKNDIGDCAMMEMRKRGVETSDIIRGGERLGIYFLEIGAVSRASKVIYDRDHSGMATIQKGMIDWEKVFENAQWFHWTGITPAISQGAADACLEAIQTANRLGITVSTDLNYRKNLWNYGKKPSEVMPELVAGCDVILGNEEDAEKHFDIHPEGVDVTHGDTIDASAYISVCQQMMKRFPRAKKVIITLRGSISASHNTWSGVLYNGETLFESPTYQITHIVDRVGGGDSFMGGLIYGLLSYTDDQKALDFAVAASCLKHTIYGDANLVTVDEVEKLMAGDASGRVSR; encoded by the coding sequence ATGAAGAAAGTAGTCACCTTTGGTGAAATCATGTTGAGGTTAACCCCCCCTGGCTTGCTCCGATTTAGCCAGGCAAGCAGTTTAGATGTTGTATATGGGGGTGGAGAAAGCAATGTTGCCGTATCTTTGGCAAACTATGGCCTCCCCGTTTCCTTTGTCACCCGGCTTCCAAAAAATGACATCGGAGATTGTGCCATGATGGAAATGCGAAAAAGAGGCGTGGAGACAAGCGATATTATCCGTGGAGGAGAACGACTAGGGATCTACTTCCTCGAAATTGGAGCCGTTTCCCGAGCCAGTAAGGTAATCTATGACCGTGACCATTCAGGGATGGCTACTATCCAAAAAGGAATGATCGATTGGGAAAAAGTATTTGAAAATGCCCAGTGGTTTCATTGGACGGGTATTACCCCGGCCATCTCTCAAGGGGCAGCGGATGCTTGCCTCGAAGCCATCCAGACAGCTAATCGTTTGGGGATCACTGTATCCACAGATTTGAATTACCGGAAGAACCTTTGGAATTATGGAAAAAAACCTTCCGAAGTAATGCCAGAACTCGTAGCCGGTTGCGATGTTATCCTGGGCAATGAAGAAGACGCCGAAAAGCACTTTGATATTCATCCGGAAGGTGTGGATGTAACCCATGGAGACACTATTGACGCCAGCGCCTATATTTCGGTCTGCCAACAAATGATGAAACGCTTTCCCAGGGCCAAAAAAGTGATCATAACCTTGAGAGGGTCAATTAGCGCTTCTCATAATACCTGGTCTGGTGTTTTGTACAACGGCGAAACCCTGTTTGAATCACCAACCTATCAGATTACCCACATCGTAGATAGAGTAGGGGGCGGAGACAGTTTTATGGGAGGACTCATTTACGGTCTCCTTTCTTACACCGATGACCAAAAGGCCTTGGATTTTGCCGTAGCCGCCTCTTGTTTAAAACACACCATTTACGGAGACGCCAATTTGGTGACCGTAGATGAAGTAGAGAAATTAATGGCAGGCGATGCCTCTGGCCGTGTTTCCAGATAA
- the uxaC gene encoding glucuronate isomerase, whose amino-acid sequence MPSNFIDDDFLLQSRPAQQLYHEFAAPMPIIDYHCHLPPDEIATNKQFENLTQIWLNGDHYKWRAMRTNGVNEKYITGEASDFEKFEKWAETVPYTMRNPLYHWSHLELIRYFSIGALLNKDTAKTTYDTCTDLLNTDAFRVQSLIRKMNVEVVCTTDDPIDSLAHHQTIAKEDLGFIVLPAFRPDKAIFIDAEHFNGYIDRLGQAAQLEIRCLDDLLEALNNRANFFHSMGCRLSDHGLEQIYAADFTDGEVDKILKKRLAGKTLFEGEATVYKSALLYYLGKMYHAKGWTQQFHLGALRNNNSRMMRLLGPDTGFDSIGDFSQAKALSRFLNRLDDEDTLTKTVLYNLHPGDNEVLATMIGNFNDGSVAGKIQFGSGWWFLDQLDGMEKQMNALSNMGLISQFVGMLTDSRSFLSYPRHEYFRRLLCNMFGDDIEKGLLPNDLPWIGKLVQDICYNNAKAYFNFRKP is encoded by the coding sequence ATGCCATCGAATTTTATTGACGATGACTTTTTGTTGCAAAGTAGGCCGGCGCAGCAACTTTATCATGAATTTGCTGCGCCCATGCCTATTATCGACTACCATTGTCATCTCCCGCCAGATGAAATCGCAACGAATAAACAATTCGAAAATTTAACCCAAATTTGGTTAAACGGTGACCACTACAAATGGAGAGCCATGCGAACCAACGGGGTAAATGAAAAATATATCACTGGAGAAGCCAGTGATTTTGAAAAGTTTGAAAAATGGGCAGAAACGGTTCCCTACACCATGCGGAACCCGCTGTATCACTGGTCACATTTAGAATTAATTCGCTATTTCAGCATTGGCGCTTTGCTTAATAAGGATACGGCAAAAACGACATACGATACCTGTACGGACCTACTGAATACGGATGCTTTCCGTGTCCAATCTTTAATCAGGAAGATGAATGTAGAGGTCGTTTGCACCACCGATGATCCAATTGACTCCTTAGCACACCATCAGACTATCGCCAAGGAAGATCTCGGATTTATCGTACTACCTGCCTTCCGTCCAGATAAGGCCATTTTCATTGATGCGGAACATTTCAATGGATATATAGACCGATTAGGCCAGGCAGCTCAGCTTGAAATAAGGTGCCTCGATGATCTCCTCGAAGCCCTGAATAATAGAGCAAATTTTTTCCATAGCATGGGCTGCCGCTTATCTGACCACGGATTAGAGCAAATCTATGCTGCCGATTTTACAGATGGCGAGGTAGATAAAATCTTGAAAAAAAGATTGGCAGGGAAGACGCTCTTTGAAGGGGAAGCAACTGTTTATAAATCCGCCTTGCTGTATTACTTAGGCAAGATGTATCATGCCAAAGGTTGGACCCAGCAATTTCACTTGGGCGCCCTGCGGAATAACAACTCCCGTATGATGCGTTTGCTCGGACCTGATACAGGTTTCGATAGCATTGGAGATTTTTCACAGGCTAAAGCCTTGTCTCGTTTCCTCAATCGCTTGGACGATGAGGATACCTTGACCAAAACGGTGTTGTATAATTTGCATCCGGGCGATAATGAAGTATTAGCTACTATGATTGGTAACTTTAATGATGGGAGTGTAGCAGGTAAAATACAATTTGGCTCTGGTTGGTGGTTTCTTGACCAACTAGATGGCATGGAAAAACAAATGAACGCCTTATCCAATATGGGCCTAATTAGTCAATTTGTGGGTATGCTTACGGATAGCCGAAGCTTCCTCTCGTATCCCCGACATGAATACTTCCGCCGATTGCTATGCAACATGTTTGGTGACGACATTGAAAAAGGTTTACTTCCGAATGACTTGCCCTGGATTGGTAAATTGGTGCAAGACATTTGTTATAATAACGCAAAAGCTTATTTTAACTTCCGCAAACCATAA
- a CDS encoding SDR family oxidoreductase, with amino-acid sequence MPIRDLKNKVAIITGGAGVLGSAMAEGLAKEGVRVAILSRTVTKVAAVVEQIRKNGGIAMPLAADVLDRIQLEAAREKVLSEWGSIDILVNAAGGNMPGATIMPTQTIFDLSMADFDKVTDLNLKGTVLPSLVMGETMAQQKTGSIVNISSMASQRVITRVVGYSASKAAIDNFTKWMAVEMALKFGEGIRVNAIAPGFFVGEQNRRLLLNEDNTLTARGQTIIDHTPMKRFGEPEELCGALNWLCSQDAKFVTGIVIPIDGGFSAFSGI; translated from the coding sequence ATGCCGATACGGGATTTAAAAAATAAGGTGGCCATAATTACTGGCGGAGCTGGTGTGCTCGGCAGTGCCATGGCAGAAGGATTAGCTAAAGAAGGCGTGCGAGTGGCCATATTATCCCGAACCGTAACAAAGGTTGCTGCTGTTGTTGAACAGATTCGAAAAAATGGCGGAATAGCAATGCCTTTAGCAGCTGATGTATTGGATCGCATTCAGTTGGAGGCTGCTCGTGAAAAAGTTTTGAGCGAATGGGGAAGCATCGATATACTTGTGAATGCTGCTGGAGGTAATATGCCGGGAGCGACGATTATGCCGACACAAACGATCTTTGATTTATCAATGGCTGATTTTGATAAAGTAACTGATCTAAACTTAAAAGGCACTGTTTTGCCATCTCTTGTGATGGGAGAAACCATGGCACAGCAAAAAACGGGGAGCATTGTCAACATCTCCTCCATGGCTTCCCAACGCGTGATTACGCGGGTAGTCGGGTATTCTGCCTCCAAGGCTGCGATTGATAATTTCACGAAGTGGATGGCAGTAGAGATGGCACTTAAATTTGGGGAAGGAATTCGGGTAAATGCCATTGCTCCAGGTTTTTTTGTCGGTGAACAAAACCGTCGCCTACTGCTAAATGAAGACAATACCTTGACGGCCAGAGGCCAGACGATCATAGACCACACGCCAATGAAGCGATTCGGCGAACCCGAAGAACTTTGTGGGGCACTTAACTGGCTTTGTAGCCAGGACGCCAAGTTTGTAACGGGGATTGTAATTCCGATTGATGGCGGATTTAGTGCATTTAGTGGCATTTAA
- a CDS encoding LacI family DNA-binding transcriptional regulator — protein sequence MKKNKTTIHDIAGALSVTSSTVSRALNNHPAISDDTKRLVVEMARQMNYKPNHIAAALRSGKSMNIGVLVPIVERSIFASIIRGIEEEVAGEGYGIIMCQTYNELQFEKRALDTLFRSQVDGIIASVTRSSGNIELYKKVIEEEIPLILFDRSIDELGVSTVVIDDFKGGYDATRHLIEQGCRKIIHFAGDQDIKIYQERLRGYKAALQEAGIAFEPSRVVNCPSDIEKGRAAAQRLIDSDDFPDAIFSSSDFAALGALQILKKHCRIPEDIAIVGFANEPFTSFIEPAMSTVNQHGRDMGRLAAGAFLECIANKASYVPRQIVLQPELIIRASSQKLK from the coding sequence ACAATCATCCTGCTATAAGTGATGATACGAAGCGCTTGGTGGTAGAGATGGCCCGGCAAATGAACTACAAGCCCAACCATATTGCAGCTGCCCTTAGAAGTGGCAAAAGCATGAATATTGGTGTTTTGGTTCCTATTGTCGAACGAAGCATTTTTGCGTCGATTATCCGTGGAATTGAAGAGGAAGTGGCAGGAGAAGGGTACGGAATTATCATGTGCCAGACTTATAATGAGCTTCAATTCGAAAAAAGAGCCTTAGATACCTTGTTTCGATCCCAGGTAGATGGAATTATAGCCTCAGTAACTCGATCATCTGGAAACATCGAATTATACAAGAAGGTCATAGAAGAGGAAATACCCTTAATCCTTTTCGACCGATCCATTGACGAATTAGGCGTGAGCACAGTGGTCATTGACGATTTTAAAGGGGGATACGATGCCACTCGCCATTTGATAGAACAAGGCTGCCGGAAAATAATTCATTTTGCTGGTGACCAGGATATTAAAATCTACCAGGAACGTTTGCGGGGATATAAAGCCGCCCTACAAGAAGCAGGGATTGCATTTGAACCGAGTCGCGTAGTTAACTGCCCTTCGGATATAGAAAAAGGGAGAGCCGCAGCACAACGCTTAATTGATAGCGATGATTTTCCAGATGCCATTTTTTCTTCTAGTGATTTTGCCGCTTTAGGAGCTCTACAGATCCTTAAAAAACATTGCAGAATACCTGAAGATATCGCTATAGTTGGTTTTGCAAATGAGCCCTTTACCTCTTTCATAGAGCCCGCTATGTCAACAGTCAATCAGCATGGTAGAGACATGGGGCGACTAGCAGCAGGGGCCTTTTTGGAATGTATAGCTAATAAAGCGAGTTATGTACCCAGACAAATCGTATTGCAGCCCGAATTAATTATTCGTGCTTCTTCACAAAAGTTAAAATAG